The Xiphias gladius isolate SHS-SW01 ecotype Sanya breed wild chromosome 7, ASM1685928v1, whole genome shotgun sequence genome window below encodes:
- the LOC120791599 gene encoding cytochrome P450 2F3-like isoform X1 — MDFSGTLIPAGLIVALLWLLRLRSRRQPCLPPGPAGLPVIGNLLQLDKRAPFKTLLKLSESYGPVLTVYLGRQRTVVLVGYEAVKEALVDQADDFTGRGPLPFLIRATKGYGLGISNGERWRQLRRFTLTTLRDFGMGRKGMEEWIQEEGKHLAARINSTGATPFDPTYFLSCTVSNVICCLVFGQRFSYDDGHFLYILQTISKVLKFGSSPWGQLYNIFPRLMEWLPGRQHEIFARIEELREFIMKKIREHEETLDPGSPRDYIDCFLIRLSQEKHIPVTEFHYDNLVSTVLNLYLAGTETTSSTIRFALSVLIKYPKIQENMQQEIDTVIGQERCPYMEDRKSLPFTDAVLHEIQRLMDIVPMSIPHYTLQDISFRGYTIPKATMVIPLLHSVLKEEKQWATPRSFNPQHFLDQNGNFKKNPAFLPFSAGKRSCVGESLARMEIFLFLVSLLQRFTFSCPGGPDSVDLSPEYSSFANVPRAYKVIATPR; from the exons ATGGACTTCTCTGGCACGTTGATTCCAGCAGGGCTAATCGTCGCTTTGCTGTGGCTGTTGAGGCTCAGGAGCCGCAGACAGCCTTGTTTACCTCCAGGGCCAGCAGGTCTGCCTGTTATAGGAAATCTGCTACAGCTGGACAAGAGAGCGCCGTTCAAAACTCTGCTAAAG CTCAGTGAAAGCTATGGCCCCGTGCTGACTGTGTACCTGGGCCGTCAGCGCACAGTGGTTCTGGTGGGCTATGAGGCTGTGAAGGAGGCACTGGTGGACCAAGCGGATGACTTCACTGGCAGAGGACCTCTTCCTTTCCTGATCAGAGCCACCAAGGGCTACG GTCTGGGGATCAGTAATGGAGAGCGCTGGCGGCAGCTGCGTCGTTTCACCCTCACAACCCTACGAGACTTTGGGATGGGACGCAAGGGGATGGAAGAGTGGATCCAGGAGGAGGGCAAGCATCTGGCGGCCCGCATAAACAGTACCGgag ccaCACCTTTTGATCCAACCTACTTCTTGAGCTGCACCGTGTCCAATGTGATCTGCTGCCTGGTGTTTGGTCAGCGCTTCAGCTACGACGACGGCCACTTCCTCTACATTCTGCAGACAATCTCCAAAGTCCTGAAATTTGGCAGCAGTCCCTGGGGTCAG CTGTATAACATCTTCCCTCGGCTGATGGAGTGGCTGCCAGGTCGACAGCACGAGATATTTGCCAGAATTGAAGAGCTGAGAGAGTTTATTATGAAAAAGATCCGGGAACACGAGGAAACGCTGGACCCCGGCTCACCCAGAGATTACATTGACTGCTTCCTCATTAGACTCAGTCAG GAAAAGCACATTCCCGTAACCGAGTTCCACTACGACAACTTGGTGTCAACAGTTTTGAATCTGTACCTGGCAGGAACAGAAACTACCAGCTCAACTATCAGATTTGCACTAAGTGTACTGATCAAGTACCCCAAAATACAGG AGAACATGCAGCAGGAGATTGACACTGTGATTGGACAGGAGCGTTGCCCTTATATGGAGGACAGGAAGTCCCTCCCCTTTACAGATGCAGTTCTCCATGAAATTCAGCGCCTAATGGACATTGTCCCCATGAGCATCCCTCACTACACCCTCCAGGACATCTCCTTCAGGGGCTACACAATTCCCAAG GCTACAATGGTTATTCCCCTGTTGCACTCTGtgctgaaagaggaaaaacagtggGCAACCCCTCGGTCCTTCAACCCCCAGCACTTCCTGGACCAGAATGGCAACTTTAAGAAAAATCCTGCATTCTTGCCATTTTCTGCAG GAAAGAGATCGTGTGTCGGAGAATCCCTCGCTCGCATGGAGATCTTCCTCTTCCTGGTGTCACTTCTGCAGCGCTTCACCTTTTCTTGTCCCGGAGGACCTGACAGTGTAGACCTCAGCCCTGAGTACAGCAGCTTCGCCAATGTGCCTCGCGCATACAAGGTCATCGCCACGCCACGGTGA
- the LOC120792345 gene encoding uncharacterized protein LOC120792345 gives MTTGMSTAGVHRGFLRKYGGFMFKQWKEKYLVLTMEGCLLVCRDAESPPDQVVALQSNCESIVEGREILDLPKLPPGGRRDCCFALILPQNKFLLLLTDNPDDCNLWLKLIRKVREGVMSPLTLQRQRSITPCITDRDPLPDSSSDKDPGSPRVGEGTPPLSRVTERGGSFRDRGQNQATGPRRPLNSVSGGPPHRVSDCLRHGNSSDARAVRAVCLLMGGAAASSALGYLNSCSPSSPLASRAQEIAHGTGGFSELPAGGSFHACGQDVDSPHFNSFDFEGDSDFDAFDCGGFAF, from the exons ATGACCACAGGCATGAGCACAGCAGGCGTTCATCGAGGCTTCCTCAGGAAATATG GGGGTTTCATGTTTAAACAGTGGAAGGAGAAGTACCTTGTGCTGACCATGGAGGGATGCCTGCTGGTGTGCCGCGATGCAGAATCGCCTCCAGATCAGGTGGTAGCGCTGCAAAGCAACTGCGAGTCGATCGTAGAGGGACGGGAAATCCTTGACCTACCCAAGTTGCCTCCAGGGGGCAGGAGGGACTGCTGCTTCGCCCTCATCCTGCCACAGAACAAGTTCCTGCTGTTGCTCACAGACAATCCCGATGACTGCAA TCTTTGGCTGAAGTTGATCAGAAAAGTGAGAGAG GGCGTTATGTCCCCCCTGACCCTTCAGAGACAGCGCAGCATCACTCCCTGCATCACAGACAGAGACCCCCTGCCCGACTCCTCCAGCGATAAGGACCCCGGGTCGCCCAGGGTCGGCGAGGGCACTCCTCCTTTGTCCCGGGTCACTGAACGGGGAGGCTCCTTCAGGGACAGAGGCCAAAACCAAG CCACGGGACCGCGGCGGCCTCTGAATAGTGTTTCTGGGGGCCCCCCTCATCGCGTGTCAGATTGTCTTCGCCACGGCAACAGCAGCGATGCGCGGGCAGTGAGGGCGGTGTGCTTGCTGATGGGAGGGGCAGCGGCCTCCTCCGCTCTGGGCTACCTCAACTCCtgctccccttcctctcctctggccAGCAGAGCCCAAGAGATCGCCCACGGCACAGGAGGCTTCTCCGAGCTTCCGGCAGGAGGCTCCTTCCACGCCTGCGGCCAGGACGTCGACTCTCCACACTTCAACAGCTTCGACTTTGAAGGAGACTCCGactttgatgcatttgactgtgGAGGATTTGCTTTTTAG
- the LOC120791599 gene encoding cytochrome P450 2F3-like isoform X2 yields MDFSGTLIPAGLIVALLWLLRLRSRRQPCLPPGPAGLPVIGNLLQLDKRAPFKTLLKLSESYGPVLTVYLGRQRTVVLVGYEAVKEALVDQADDFTGRGPLPFLIRATKGYGLGISNGERWRQLRRFTLTTLRDFGMGRKGMEEWIQEEGKHLAARINSTGATPFDPTYFLSCTVSNVICCLVFGQRFSYDDGHFLYILQTISKVLKFGSSPWGQLYNIFPRLMEWLPGRQHEIFARIEELREFIMKKIREHEETLDPGSPRDYIDCFLIRLSQLCFPHSEENMQQEIDTVIGQERCPYMEDRKSLPFTDAVLHEIQRLMDIVPMSIPHYTLQDISFRGYTIPKATMVIPLLHSVLKEEKQWATPRSFNPQHFLDQNGNFKKNPAFLPFSAGKRSCVGESLARMEIFLFLVSLLQRFTFSCPGGPDSVDLSPEYSSFANVPRAYKVIATPR; encoded by the exons ATGGACTTCTCTGGCACGTTGATTCCAGCAGGGCTAATCGTCGCTTTGCTGTGGCTGTTGAGGCTCAGGAGCCGCAGACAGCCTTGTTTACCTCCAGGGCCAGCAGGTCTGCCTGTTATAGGAAATCTGCTACAGCTGGACAAGAGAGCGCCGTTCAAAACTCTGCTAAAG CTCAGTGAAAGCTATGGCCCCGTGCTGACTGTGTACCTGGGCCGTCAGCGCACAGTGGTTCTGGTGGGCTATGAGGCTGTGAAGGAGGCACTGGTGGACCAAGCGGATGACTTCACTGGCAGAGGACCTCTTCCTTTCCTGATCAGAGCCACCAAGGGCTACG GTCTGGGGATCAGTAATGGAGAGCGCTGGCGGCAGCTGCGTCGTTTCACCCTCACAACCCTACGAGACTTTGGGATGGGACGCAAGGGGATGGAAGAGTGGATCCAGGAGGAGGGCAAGCATCTGGCGGCCCGCATAAACAGTACCGgag ccaCACCTTTTGATCCAACCTACTTCTTGAGCTGCACCGTGTCCAATGTGATCTGCTGCCTGGTGTTTGGTCAGCGCTTCAGCTACGACGACGGCCACTTCCTCTACATTCTGCAGACAATCTCCAAAGTCCTGAAATTTGGCAGCAGTCCCTGGGGTCAG CTGTATAACATCTTCCCTCGGCTGATGGAGTGGCTGCCAGGTCGACAGCACGAGATATTTGCCAGAATTGAAGAGCTGAGAGAGTTTATTATGAAAAAGATCCGGGAACACGAGGAAACGCTGGACCCCGGCTCACCCAGAGATTACATTGACTGCTTCCTCATTAGACTCAGTCAG CTATGTTTTCCTCATTCTGAAGAGAACATGCAGCAGGAGATTGACACTGTGATTGGACAGGAGCGTTGCCCTTATATGGAGGACAGGAAGTCCCTCCCCTTTACAGATGCAGTTCTCCATGAAATTCAGCGCCTAATGGACATTGTCCCCATGAGCATCCCTCACTACACCCTCCAGGACATCTCCTTCAGGGGCTACACAATTCCCAAG GCTACAATGGTTATTCCCCTGTTGCACTCTGtgctgaaagaggaaaaacagtggGCAACCCCTCGGTCCTTCAACCCCCAGCACTTCCTGGACCAGAATGGCAACTTTAAGAAAAATCCTGCATTCTTGCCATTTTCTGCAG GAAAGAGATCGTGTGTCGGAGAATCCCTCGCTCGCATGGAGATCTTCCTCTTCCTGGTGTCACTTCTGCAGCGCTTCACCTTTTCTTGTCCCGGAGGACCTGACAGTGTAGACCTCAGCCCTGAGTACAGCAGCTTCGCCAATGTGCCTCGCGCATACAAGGTCATCGCCACGCCACGGTGA